The genomic interval TACGACGCCAAATTGTCGCAGGACTTCGCCGCGAAACTGCAGGACGAGGGTATTTTCGTCACGGGATTCTACTATCCGGTCGTCCCGAAGGGCCAGGCCCGCATCCGGGTTCAGGTCTCCGCAGGCCACACCTTCGAACAGCTCGACCGCTGCATTGCCGCCTTCACGAAGATCGGCAAGGAGTTGAACGTTCTCAAATAAAATAACTTGGAAACATGGCTAAAACCGCATTGGATGCGATCGACCGCAAGATCCTCAAGTACCTCATCAAGAATGCACGTATGCCGTTCCTGGAGATCGCACGGGAGTGCGGCATTTCGGGTGCGGCCATCCACCAGCGCATCCGCAAGCTCGACGAAGCGGGCATCATCCTGGGCAGCCGCCTGATCGTGGACCCCAAGGTGATGGGTTTCGACGTCTGTGCCTACATCAGCATCATGCTCAAGGACCCGCAGCTGCAGGCCCGGACGGTCGAGGAGTTGAAGAAGGTC from uncultured Alistipes sp. carries:
- a CDS encoding winged helix-turn-helix transcriptional regulator gives rise to the protein MAKTALDAIDRKILKYLIKNARMPFLEIARECGISGAAIHQRIRKLDEAGIILGSRLIVDPKVMGFDVCAYISIMLKDPQLQARTVEELKKVDEIVECHYITGKGNILVKLYCVDNEHLMHTIFDGILRIQGISTTETNISLQEVFQREVNIDFIEE